ACACACAATCTCTGGAAGAACCACAACAGAAAaaatacttaatttttttttatctctttgaaaatataatattataatagttTATGATAATGGTATATAACTATAATGGTGTATAACTATGTTTGATTTTCTGTGATAAACCTACTTGTAACAGTTGTTATTGTACTTATTATAGCTGCCGAGAGCCATTAAACACCCAATGCAGATTGCATAGGAATAGAAGATTTGAGTCCCAGCATCCATCCACACCTATAAAACAGATAGGAcagatattatattattatattataacatAAGAGAGCCATTTCACATGTCAACAATACTGAGGGGATTGATTTCTAGTCATAGGCCTGCACTATTGTTACAGaattaaaacacaactcaaaatttaaatgtaattgtCCCATTCATATCACATCCATAAATATGCACTATATCACTTTTCAGAATGAGagtctgccacatgcttgtccccatcgtattgctttgcctgtaatgttctaaagaatgccattaaacttatctatctggATAATGTGCTTAAGTTTGCATTGATTAAATCACAGGTATTGCAGAtaagattatatatatacattttttttctgttggtcTAGCAAATTCTTGTGACatgattttgctttttattttttgttttgttttttttgcagtccTGCACGCTACTAACGTTTCTGGATATGTGTGTCTTTTTGGTGAAGTAACAGATATTTTTGTAggcacactgtgaaacattccaggtaaaaggCAAGTGGtcgactctccaccagaaatggGACACAGTGCACCTTCTATATATGTGGTGCTGATTCTAATCAAATACGTGCAAATATCTGTCATGAACCTttaagatactttttttttttaactcttcaGAATATTTCAAAAGCAAAGATTGCAAGAGCATGACAGTTGATAGGAAACAGCCAGAAGGGACCATAAAGTATATGTAGTCTAGACATGTGACTATTGAGGAATGTGTGTCTGCTGGGGATGCAGATGTGCTCATACCTGAGGGTCACTGAGGCGGGACGGGTCCGGGTACAAATAAAACTTAATACCATTTAAGGCTCCTGGCAGTGTCAGACCCCGCACCAAAAGTACTGCTAACATCAAATAGGGGAATGTGGCAGTGAAGTAGACCACCTGAAACATATTTACAATGTTGGGGAGGACTTTTGAGTAAACGATTAAACTATTAACTAAGAAGTGATTAAAAACaagttttaaataatttttcatTGTAATTTTCTTACActgcttttatttatgtttaggtCCTTCTTTAGTTTggcatagtttagtcctgtttttattaCTAGTTCAAGCCTGTATAGTTCAGTCCTCATTTGGTTTGGGTACAGCCCTTCTTACAGTATTACCGTATATATTGTGGGTACTTTTAATGTCCTATCATCAAATTAATTCATATGGCTCTCTAGACAATATgcatgtcatgttttttacaACCTACAATTACATAATCTGATCATTCATTGCACTTTCTCTACCAGCAGATTCAGTGAGTTGGACAGGTGTTTTAATAAGGTGTATTAATAAAGGTgtataataaacatttaaaacttggCTTGGCAGATATATGACATTTACCTAAGCCAGGAAAAACACGTAAGTATTATTGAGTGTTTTTGTAAGTCTGATCCGTGTTTCCAGGAACACCCTCTACCAGTTTTACAGACTGAAACTCCTCTAGCGAACAACCccatctttgttttatttacctAAGCCAGTTTTAATTCTTTTAATGCCTAGCTTAAATTAACAGGCGGGTTTTGCCAGAATAGTATAATCTGGTAAGAATAAATACTCATTTCACTGCATCTAGAGAGTTTGATGATGTGTTGTGGCAACTCTAGAGCCAAAAGACAAAGCAAATATGTCCCAGAACAGTTGTTTAAATGGTATTGTAATTTAATATAACAATCTGATAATCTTTAAAATTCCCCCACCCAAAAAAAGTTGTTTCTAACCCTTATGTCTTACCTTTCCAGTGGACTTCACTCCCTGCCAGACACAAAAGTAACATAATACCCAGGAAAGCAGAAGGCACATAGCCAACTCCCATCGGATCCCCCCAAGCTCATGGACACTTCCTGATAGGTCCAAAACTCTTCTCCTACAAAACAAACTTATTCAGAACTACATAATCAATGTGCAGCATAGAGTAGGCTATGGTTTCAACGTTGTACTCACTCCCAAAATTCTCGCACAGGTGATGTTGCATTTGCCGCTATGGTCACATTTAAATTACTCAATCGATCGAATTCCACACATGTTTCTAGACAAGACAATATACACCATGATTATGTTCATCTAAATACAATGGCAGCATCCAGTTGCATTAGTATTGCTTACTCGTGTTCCAGCTGTTTCTGCAGCTTGCCCAGGGAAGTTCAGTGCTGAAAGATGAGAAGAGATACAGGAATGCCCAGgccaaaataataatgtaatagatGCTTGAGTACAAAACAACCACCTGGCTACCGTAACCAATCCCtgcagaaacagagacagaaaaataatgaatatacaaaaacacagaaaataatATCCTTTGTGTGCTACTGTCATAACTGCAAATCCTTGTGTCGCTATTTTTGTTGCTTTAAAACTATCTTATAAATTCATTAATGTAACAAAATTGGTCAGGTCTTGTTTTTATTGAGCACATTCAAAAAGTGACTCCATAATTAAACAGATGACGTGCATAAGGTAATAATTATTCACACAAGGGCCAGACAGAGAGAACATCTGTTAATGTGAGAAGAAATAGTTCACTAAACAAGATTGTGGATGAAAAGTCACACTATTACTATTTCACCATTTAGACTCACCTGGACGTGCATGTGTTTGTTCTACTTAAAATATAAACCTACAAAGAAACATCTTTTCTCTTCCAAGAACATTTTCAGGTATGTAATATAAAACAGTATTCTCCATATTAAAACCTATTCAGTGTTTATTCAGTTGTTTCAGAATATAATTTCTTTATTCAAGTGTGGGGACAGATACCATAGCTCTCACCTGCTGCTATTCTACCTCCACGAATAAAATGCACCTTTTACACAGAATGAAAACAATCTAGCCACTGTACAGGTTATTATCTGTAGTGTACATTAAGGTTACACTGTGCTTCTTatttacagaaacagttattcattccataaatacatttttccacaTCTCCAAGTCAGATTTGTAATGACAGTGTGAGTGCACAATACCAGTCTGTTGGGTTCTGGCCCTCACTCAGAGCAGGAATGTGCCCTGGCTGCCATCGGACTTGTTTACCACATGAACTACACGACCAATGGAAAACTCAGTGTCTAGTGGACCAGGAATACATTTATACTATTACCAATTTGTCCTAATACCAATAACAGAAGCAGTGAATGAGTGAGCTGTTGATTTTTCCGTATGTCTCTTGTAAAATCAAGATTCCGTCATTTCTAATAGTCAATGATCGACTTGGGTCTTTCTGATTTAGGGGTCTACAGTTAATCCACGGTCAGAGCATGCggactggagcagagttcaaactttggaGGTAAAACcgtgacttttttttatgtgaagctgcATTTATTAAAAGTCTGTAGTGTTTAGGCCCAGGAAATGAATATTGAAAACCATTTGTATATGCTTTTTATATATGAATAATGTGATTAATCAATTTACCTTGAAATAAGGGACAAATTTTTTTCCAGCCCGTGATGCTACCCTGTTTGGTGTACTGTCCCATCGAGGTTTCCAAGAGAAACAGAGGAATCCCACAGGTGAAAAGGAACAACACATATGGGATGAAGAAGACTCCTGAATAAAAGACTCAATATTATTAATCAAATTACTTTAAAGGTAAGTAAGGGTGTAAAATGAGCTCCTATAAGGATGTATTAAAAAAGAGGACATAAGGACATGATATACAGTCAGTGAGTGGCATTCTTGTTCTacatgtcataatttcagatggagggcaggggacAATATAACTCCATACTGTGATCATATTGTGACCTTCAACTGACAACAAGCATGCCTTCCGTTGTAGCACAATACATGCTTTTCTTTATTTCTACTGACAAGAGCATATAGTGTGTATGTGACAGAGTATATACATTCAACTTTGTGctaggttttgtttttgtatgtagATAGGTCAAGTAACTGAGACGTTAAACATAAACCAATTTGACCTGTTGTCCAGCCCAAACAATTACCTATTAGATGCACGGTAAACTTACCACCTCCATTCTTGTAGCACAGATAGGGAAACCTCCACACGTTCCCAAGGCCAATGATCTGTCCCGCTACAGCCAGAAGGAACTCAATTTTACTGGaccactgccccctgctgtggGGGCTGAGCGGCAGATGGGAGGTACTCTTTTCAAGCCTGACCTTGACATCAGGAGCAAAGGTCTTATCCATCGCACTGAAACAGAAAAAGCAGTGTTTAGTGGTTTGTAAGAAATGATGTATCCAGTGTAAATGCTATTTATATTTTGGCTGACCAACACCaataatgatataatatttatatttggaAACATGTTAATTTATAGTTTAGAGATTgactatttttgtttatttaaactatttGCATTTCTTTATAAAATGATAATGCTCATTGTAGGGCTGTTGTTGAGTCAATTAACTGGATGATGTAGTCATTTTGTATTAGTTGATTTTAtgtagattataaggatttatacgAACAGCACAAGaagggagtgagtgtgtgtttatatatttgtttttttagcctTATAGCTTTACTCTGCTGGCACAGTGTTGTGTTAGATTTTATGTGTTATTTATGTGTTATAAttattcaatattatttttatctgaTGTGCTTGAATGTTTCAACACTATAATGATCTTATTTTATAGTCTCTTCTATGATTAAATCTAACCCTCTCGAACAAATGTTTCCACTCCCACTTGTGTACATTTGTATATAGGGCACAAAAGACGCCATTTCAGTGCATTCACTCATGTACAGCTCAGTCCTGTACAGCATCTCTCACATCAATGTTGCATTTGTGCTGCTGGCTTGGATTAGATGTGGGAGTGTAGAAAATATGTGTGCCAATACATCAGAGTTTGAGCTATTTAAGTCCACACAATCCACAGCAATGTGCATGGCCACACTGTCCAGGAGCATCTTAGGTTCTGTTTGCTCAGGAGTGTTTATTTAGAGTTGGATTGGGTCAGATAGGGGAaagcatataaatatataaactcaGACTTCATGTTGTAATGTAGCGCTCATAAATAATCACTTAGTAGTGACTGGCCATCAGGCCATCACTGCTCAAATGTATTACAAGTTGTTAACTCTCAGCGATTGAAGAGGTATTACAATATGAATTTTGAGAAGAATTCTAAAAAGAGTGAATGTAGAATTGTATACAATTAATTGTAAGGATGTTTACCTACAGTCTATGTTTACCTTTGTGCCTTTTGTCTTTTAAAGTGATAgtacgtaactttctggaggtggcacgtcatctgtatgattccatggagaGTTAAAAATGGTTACTTCAGTACATTCTCCATGGCGACAGAAACATTTTATCCCACACTGTGGGATATTATTGTcaatggaacaatatttccatggaaacaagcaggaagaggctcaaataagagtcaggtttgtggagatgcaagtctgctcacagtaagttttttctatgtttgtcagtgcaacaaaaacattcataagaaagaagaaataaaaaagcataaacacattttcagacaaatacatactgtggctttaaattctTGGAGCCAGTGGACACACAACAGttaactacaaaaaaaatgtgcctATAGTTCCAGATTAAAGTGTGATTTCAATGACACAGTAGGGCTGGCAATTCATTGAATTAATTTGATGAATTCAGATATTTAATAATCGAAACTTTGAAAGATTGCTAAATCGTGAAATCGTTATGAACCAAGTTTAGAGCCTCTGCTGTTTGAAAGATGAGCCGTCGCTGCTGTGATTGTGTATGAATAAAACTGTAATCATCTAGtgtgtacaaaaaaacaaaaaacccaaataaaaatacaggcgcccccccccccccccaccccccccccccccagtgtgGGGGTGGTGTCCCTggctttgaaccagcaaccttgtgCATAATACAGCTATGGTGCAATTGGACAATGTTGCGTCTTTTACGTGTATTATAGGGGGTGCTAATGTGTGGAGTGgccatgtgattttttttcttatttctgttcctgtttggaTTCTGCTCCTGTGATTTTGAGCTCTCTCGGCCaagcaagtgtgtgtgtgtaagacatttttaaattatttttttaggtGTCATTGCGCCCCTGCTGGCCAACCGTGAAAAATGACCCACGTCATTATTTTACTCCTTGCCATGCATCAGtttattccccaaatttcatacGAATCCATCACGCATCTacgatgtgaatttgagctgtctgGACAAATGCCTGTTCAATATTTttcactggtttgttttggAGGCTGCGTCCCTGCTGGACAATCGTGAAAAATGACCCATGTccgtaatacatttttttgtttcttgtcatGGGTCTCATTTATTCAgcaaatttcgtaggaatcccaAAAAGTTGACGTTACAtgtctatggtagggggcgctgtagTGTTAAGTTTATTTAGGCTTTATCATCCATTACATTCAGGCCAGAGTCACGCATCCGTGACTTGAACGTGAGCTGTGTAGGCCAATGCCGGTGGTCGTGAgaagacatgaaaaaaacaggaagcaaaggtgttttttttgtctgtttttcctcAATATGGAATGTGAAAtatgagctcatttggaccaaaaacctgggactcgatatgttttaaaaacaaaaaatctgatGAATCAGATGAATTTTCTATCTGAGATGTCCGACTTCTGTCCATCGCAGGGCAGGGTTCAGTGCATTGCTTGTCTCACAGTGTATCACTGTTCCAATTTTTGTGAGTGTATGCAAAAATTGCCCAAATAGCCTAAAAATTTGCCAgaccggtcgatcctataccacCGTGTTTTCatcgacgttcagggggtgaaaaatgggtgaaaaaactaataataagaAAATGACAGAGAACAATGCTTCTCACTTTGTGACTGGTGAGGGCCAAGGAGAAAGAACAATgggccaataataataataataataataataataataataataataataataataataataaaacagttatTATAACACATCTACAACAACTTTCACCAATATGGCTTACATGGAAAGACTATACTAGTTAGTACTACGGTGTAAAGGtgagtagagtagccaaaacctttactcaagtaagagtaaggttacatcaaaatgatattactcaagtagaagtacaagtcagccgttgttctcctgggggacttcaacgcccatgtgggtaacgacagtgacacttggaggggcgtgattgggaggaacggcctccccgatctgaacccgagtggtgttttgttattggacttctgtgctagtcacagtttgtccataacaaacaccatgttcgagcacaagggtgtccatcggtgcacgtggcaccaggacacttgttgtcgtgtcatctgacctccgaccgcgtgtcttggacactcgggtgaagagaggggctgagctgtcaaccgatcaccacctggtggtgagttgaatccgctggcggaggaggaagccggacagacctggcaggcccaagcgcattgtgagggtctgttgggaacgtctggcagagccctctgtcaggggggtcttcaactcccacctccgggagagcttctccttgatcccgggggaggctggagatatggactccgagtgggccatgttctccacctccattgtcgatgcggctgctcgtagttgtggtcgtaaggtctgtggtgcttgtcgcggcggcaatccccgaacccggtggtggacaccggaagtaagggatgccgtcaagctgaagaaggagtcctatcgagccttgttggctcgtgggactcctgaggcagctgatgagtaccggcgggccaagcgtgccgcggctcgggcagtcacagaggcaaaaactcggggttgggaggagttcggggaggccatggaggaggactatcggacggcctcaaagagattctggcaaaccgtccgacgcctcaggagggggaagcagtgcttcaccaacactgtttacagtgcgggtggagagctgctgacttcgactggggatgttgtcgggcggtggaaggaatactttgaggatctcctcaatcccactgtcacgtcttccgaggaggaagcagaaactggggtcccagaggcggactcgtccatcaccctggctgaagtcactgaggtggttggcaagctcctcggtggtaaggctccggggggtggacgagatccgtcctgagtacctcaagtctctggatgttgtggggctgtcttggctgacacgtctctgcaacatcgcgtggcggttggggacagtacctgtggaatggcagaccggggtggtggtccctctgtataagaagggggaccggagggtgtgttccaattacaggggaatcacactcctcagccttcccggtaaggtctattccagggtactggagaggagaatccgaccgatagtcgaacctcggattcaggaggagcagtgtggttttcgtcctggtcgtggaacactggaccagctctacactctccatcgggtcctcgagggctcatgggagtatgcccaaccagtccacatgtgttttgtggatctggagaaggcattcgatcgtgtccctcgtggtgtcctttggggggtgctctgggagtatggggtccggggctctttgctaagggctgtccggtccctgtatgaccggagcaggagctgtgttcgcattgccggcagtaagtcagacctgttcccggtgcatgttggactccgccagggctgccctttgtcaccggttctgttcattatatttatggacagaatttctaggcgcagccaggggccggagggggcctggtttgggaaccacaggatttcatctctgctgtttgcagatgatgttgtcctgatggcttcttcgagccaggacctgcagcaggcactggggcggtttgcagccgagtgtgaagcggctgggatgagaatcagctcctccaaatccgaggccatggttctcgaccggaaaaaggtggtttgctctctccgggtggggtagtgagtctctgccccaagtggaggagttcaagtatctcggggtcttgttcacgagtgagggaaggatggagcgggagattgacaggcggatcggtgcagcgtctgcagtgatgcggtcgctgtatcggtccgttgtggtaaagaaggagctgagccggaaggcgaagctctcaatttaccggtcaatctacgttcctaccctcacctatggtcatgagctctgggtcatgaccgaaaggacaagatcgcggatacaagcggctgaaatgggcttcctccgcagagtggccgggcgcacccttagggatagggtgaggagctcggtcacacgggaggagctcggagtagagccgctgctcctacacgttgagaggaaccagctgaggtggctcgggcatctgctcaggatgcctcctggacgcctccctagggaggtgttctgggcatgtcccaccgggaggaggccccggggaagacccaggacacgctggagggactatgtctctcggctggcctgggaacgccttggggtcccaccggaggagctggaggacgtgtccggggtgagggaagtctgggagtccctgcttagactgctgcccccgcgacccggccccggataaagcggaagaagatggatggatggatggaagtacaaagtaatggtccaagaaaatacttaagtaaaagttacttaaagagtaactgtctgggtGTAAcattaatttgaagttaatgtaatttgaaggacaaaatatgaaTTACACAAAGCACAAAGGGAATAGCTGATTGTGTGAACTTTCAGTTAGATCTGGAGgagcagcacaaaacacaagtgttcaaatcataaagcttttgtcactcacttttggaagagtaaccaaaactttttctcaagtaagaatactgtttctttgatttaaaaaaaaataaaaaaataaaaaaaatcaagtaggagtaaatgtttgctgctagaaaagtactctgaaaagcacAAATACAAAGTAAATGGAAGAGTAAATATAAcagagtactacccacctctgtgtgcactgacaataatgTATCACTTGAGAACGAATATTCTTTCTACGAACAGcagcaaagcaaaaacaggctcaaatcatttaaaatacttaatgtgtcttctattattattattttttttttataataactgAAGATGCATCCATCCAACTATGTAGATACAATAAGTCAATAACAATAAATGGACCTGATTATTTAAATCCTGCTTCAAATAAACTAAGACAGAGCTGTAGCCGGTAATCTACCGTGGTATTAGCAGTCAGTCTGTTTACACCAAAACTGAGAAAATGCTATGTTTTGGTTAAAACAAGATGCTTTTAACCCAACCAATACAGGGAAGCCCCTACATACCCAATGCACACCTTCAGTGGtaagaatgaaacaaatgacTAAACCGAAACAAACACCAGATAAAAGAGGAAACACTCAGATGACAACGACATGACATTCAAATGATCTGACATACTAAGGCAGATGCTGTTGACACATTAGAGAAACCACAGTagaaagacagaaaacatatttattgtaCTTATTAGTATTTTCAAAGTATATGGATTGTCCAGTGTGTAAAGATGCTCCTGTAGAGTCACCCATCAATCTTTTcatctgttttgtttaaatagCCTCCTAAATGACTGTTCAAAGGTGGAAAGTCGAGTATTCCCATTACTTGCAGGATAAAGTATAATGACTCAGTGTAAGTAGGGTTAGCCTGttcaaaatgttgttacctaaaAGCAACCACTGACCTAATGGTAAAGATAGATTTATCAGCAGACCTGGTTGGcatatcttaatttatttttacatcctGGGCTGGCCTAGTAAGCAGCCTTACTTGTGTTTGGTTGCTTTTACTCTTATAAAAAACTACTAGGCCTatacaaaattatattttaagaccaacttAAAGCTCTGCTGCTCATGTATGGAACATAGTGTTATTCACCAGTATTAACTAccatttcacacttttttttttagctttgcaTTCTCCTCGCAGT
The sequence above is drawn from the Periophthalmus magnuspinnatus isolate fPerMag1 chromosome 5, fPerMag1.2.pri, whole genome shotgun sequence genome and encodes:
- the LOC117370671 gene encoding sodium- and chloride-dependent GABA transporter 2-like yields the protein MDKTFAPDVKVRLEKSTSHLPLSPHSRGQWSSKIEFLLAVAGQIIGLGNVWRFPYLCYKNGGGVFFIPYVLFLFTCGIPLFLLETSMGQYTKQGSITGWKKICPLFQGIGYGSQVVVLYSSIYYIIILAWAFLYLFSSFSTELPWASCRNSWNTKTCVEFDRLSNLNVTIAANATSPVREFWERRVLDLSGSVHELGGIRWELAMCLLLSWVLCYFCVWQGVKSTGKVVYFTATFPYLMLAVLLVRGLTLPGALNGIKFYLYPDPSRLSDPQVWMDAGTQIFYSYAICIGCLMALGSYNKYNNNCYKDCVYLCLLNSGTSFVAGFAIFSALGFMAYEQNTEISKVAESGPGLAFIAYPRAVAMMPFPQIWAIFFFIMIILLGLDSEFVGLEALVTAISDLYPSYFHVGHRRKFLLLSICVVSFFIGLIMVTEGGLYIFQLFDYYACSGMTLLLFAFLQSVSIGWVYGITVFIDNIDGQIGYRPLPIIKYCLKFVTPVICLGTFVFSLVKYTPLKFNNIIEYPWWGYALGWWFTLSSTLMVPIIMVYMLSITPGTLRERFSTLCTRSNDLPLTKPERKALELLDMSSCIDRKLSQ